CACCTCGAGGCTTGGCTGACGCGCTGGCCGACCCCCGCGTCGCTCGCCGCCGAACCCCCTGCGGAGGCCGTGCGTCAATGGGCGAACCTCGGGTACCCCCGGCGGGCGCTCTGGCTGCATCGTGCGGCGACGGAGATCCGGGACCGGCACGGCGATACCGTTCCGGACGATGTCGACGAGCTCCTCACCCTCACGGGGATCGGCGACTACACCGCACGAGCGGTGGCAGTGTTCGCTTACGGCCTGCGGCATCCCGTCGTCGACACCAACACGCGCCGCGTCCTGGCTCGCGCCGTAGACGGACGATCACAGCCGGGCCCGCCGTCGAAAGCCGACCTGACGGCGATGGAGGCGATCCTCCCGGCTTCGACGACGGATGCCGCCATCGTCAACGCCGCCGCAATGGAACTCGGAGCGGTCGTCTGCACGGCCCGATCGCCCCGCTGCGAGGCATGTCCGATCTCGGACAGATGTGCGTGGCGCACCGCCGGCTATCCGGATACCGGCGACTCCCGCCGCCGTCAGGCGACCTACGAGGGAAGCGATCGCCAAGCGCGTGGCGCCGTTCTCAAGGCGCTCCGGGATGCCGGGAGCCAGGGCATCCCCATCGAGGACGTCATCGCGTCGTGGGCGGATGCCGCGCAGCGCGACCGCGCGATCGACTCGCTCATCGCCGACGGCCTCGCCGAAGCCGTCGACGACCACCTCCATCTGCCGCGCTGATCAGCGGGCAGAGCGCGCGTCAGTCCTCGTCGCCGGCTTCGCGCGGCTTGACGTAGGGGTCTTCATCGCCGGCGTACGTCGCCGACGAAGCGAGACCCGCTACTGCCGCGTCGCGTTCCTGCGCCTCGCGGAGGAGCTCCGCGATGTGCCCGGCGTTCTCGGGGAGCGCGTCGGGGATGAACTCGAGCGACGGCGTGAGCCGGGTGTTGAGGTGCTTCCCCACTTCGGAACGCAGCATGCCCGTCGCGGAGCGGAGCGCTTCTCCGGACGCCTCGCGCTCCTCGTCGGAGCCCAGCACCGTATAGAACACCGAGGCGTGCTGAAGGTCGCCCGTCACGCGGACATCGGTGATCGTGACGAAGCCCAGCCGCGGGTCGCGCAGCCCCTTCTCGAGACGCTCGGCGAGGATGACGCGGATGCGGTCGCCCAGGCGTGCCTGACGCTCACTGGCCATGTGTGTTCCTTTCGACGGAGGAGGAGCGCCCCGCGATGAACGGGACGCTCCTCATCGACTTCGATCAGCCGCGCGGCTTCTCGACCATTTCGGTGGTCTCGATCTCGTCGCCGATCTGGATGTCGTTGTACTTGCCCAGTCCGATACCCGCCTCGAAGTCCGTCCGGACCTCGGTGACGTCGTCCTTGAAGCGACGGAGCGACTCGATCGCGAGACCGTCCGCGATGACGACGCCATCGCGGATGACGCGCGCCTTCGCGTTTCGCGTGATCGTGCCCGAGCGGACGATGACACCGGCGATGTTGCCGAACTTCGAGGAGCGGAACACCTCGCGGATCTCGGCGACACCCGACTGGACCTCTTCGTACTCCGGCTTGAGCAGGCCCTTGAGCGACTGCTCGACGTCATCGATCGCGTTGTAGATGACGGAGTAGAACCGGACGTCCACACCTTCACGGGCGGCGCGCTCGCGCGCCTTCGTGTCGGGACGGACGTTGAATCCGATGACGATCGCGTTGTCGATCGTCGCGAGGTTGATGTCGGACTCGGTGATGGCTCCGACACCGCGGTGGATGATGCGCAGCTGCACCGAGTCATCGACCTCGATCTTGAGCAGCGACTCTTCCAGCGCCTCGACGGCACCGGAGACGTCGCCCTTGATGATGAGGTTGAGCGACTCGACCTTGCCCTCTTCGAGAGCACGCGTGAAGTCCTCGAGCGAGATGCGCTTGCGAGCCTTCGCGAGCTGGGCGTTGCGCTCGGCTGCTTCACGCTTCTCGGCGATCTGGCGGGCCGTGCGGTCCTCCTCGGTCACGATGAACGTGTCACCGGCGCGCGGCACGGAGTTCAGACCCTGCACCTGGACGGGACGCGAGGGGTAGGCCTCGTCGACGGCGTCGCCGTTCTCGTCGATCATCGCGCGGACGCGGCCGTAAGCGGTGCCCGCCACGATCGCATCGCCGACGCGCAGCGTTCCCGACTGGATGAGCACCGTCGCGACGGAACCGCGGCCCTTGTCGAGCTTCGCTTCGATCGCGACACCACGTGCCGCCTTGTTGGGGTTGGCCGTGAGGTCGAGACCTGCGTCGGCCGTCAGGAGGACGGCATCCAGGAGTTCCTGGATGTTCGTGCCCTGGCGTGCCGAGACGTCGACGAACATGACGTCGCCGCCGTACTCCTCTGCGACGAGTCCGTACTCGGTCAACTGCTGACGCACCTTGGCGGGATTCGCGTCGGGCTTGTCGACCTTGTTGACGGCGACCACGACCGGCACACCGGCGGCCTGCGCGTGGTTGAGCGCCTCCACCGTCTGCGGCATGATGCCGTCGTCGGCGGCGACCACGAGGATCGCGATGTCGGTGACCTGCGCACCACGGGCACGCATGGCCGTGAAGGCCTCGTGACCGGGGGTGTCGATGAAGGTGATGGCACGATCGATGCCGTCGTGCTCGGTCCACACCTGGTATGCACCGATGTGCTGCGTGATCCCACCGGCCTCGCCGGCGACGACGTTCGTCTGACGGATCGCATCGAGCAGTCGCGTCTTACCGTGGTCGACGTGACCCATGACGGTGACGACGGGCGGACGGATCTCGAGATCCTCTTCGTTCTCCGCTTCGAGCTCGGCATCGAGATCGAGACCGAAGCCCTCGAGGAGCTCCTTGTCTTCGTCCTCGGGCGAGACCATCTGGATCTTGTAGCCGAGCTCGGCGCCGAGAACCTCGAAGGTCGCTTCATCGAGCGATTCGGTGGCCGTGGCCATCTCACCGAGGTTGAACAGGATCGTCACGAGCGTGCCGGGCTGCACCGTGTAGCCGTT
This genomic stretch from Microbacterium sp. SLBN-146 harbors:
- the rbfA gene encoding 30S ribosome-binding factor RbfA → MASERQARLGDRIRVILAERLEKGLRDPRLGFVTITDVRVTGDLQHASVFYTVLGSDEEREASGEALRSATGMLRSEVGKHLNTRLTPSLEFIPDALPENAGHIAELLREAQERDAAVAGLASSATYAGDEDPYVKPREAGDED
- a CDS encoding A/G-specific adenine glycosylase gives rise to the protein MPDLATPLIAWYRDNARDLPWRREGFGAWGTLVSEFMLQQTPVNRVVPHLEAWLTRWPTPASLAAEPPAEAVRQWANLGYPRRALWLHRAATEIRDRHGDTVPDDVDELLTLTGIGDYTARAVAVFAYGLRHPVVDTNTRRVLARAVDGRSQPGPPSKADLTAMEAILPASTTDAAIVNAAAMELGAVVCTARSPRCEACPISDRCAWRTAGYPDTGDSRRRQATYEGSDRQARGAVLKALRDAGSQGIPIEDVIASWADAAQRDRAIDSLIADGLAEAVDDHLHLPR
- the infB gene encoding translation initiation factor IF-2, with the protein product MANAKPRVHEIASELGVDSKVALAKLKELGEFVKSPSSTIEPPVARKLRAALEADGANTPAAAPARPAGRPGPAARPGPARPAAPTPAPAPAPAAPAAPSEAAAPAASPAPAAPKASPAPAPAPAAPEASPETPAASAEAAAPKPGGGTPQPPRPGGTPRPGNNPFASSQGMGQRPAGPRPGNNPFASAQGMGQRPSPGNIPRPQAPRPGAPRPGAPRPGGAGRPGGGGRPGAPFQQRPGGAGRPGGGGGFQRPGAPGAGAPGGGGFAGRPGGGGGRGRGPGGGTAGAFGKGGGKSKQRKSRRAKRQEFEMRSAPIVGGVNVQKGNGEIIRLRRGASISDFADKLEALNGYTVQPGTLVTILFNLGEMATATESLDEATFEVLGAELGYKIQMVSPEDEDKELLEGFGLDLDAELEAENEEDLEIRPPVVTVMGHVDHGKTRLLDAIRQTNVVAGEAGGITQHIGAYQVWTEHDGIDRAITFIDTPGHEAFTAMRARGAQVTDIAILVVAADDGIMPQTVEALNHAQAAGVPVVVAVNKVDKPDANPAKVRQQLTEYGLVAEEYGGDVMFVDVSARQGTNIQELLDAVLLTADAGLDLTANPNKAARGVAIEAKLDKGRGSVATVLIQSGTLRVGDAIVAGTAYGRVRAMIDENGDAVDEAYPSRPVQVQGLNSVPRAGDTFIVTEEDRTARQIAEKREAAERNAQLAKARKRISLEDFTRALEEGKVESLNLIIKGDVSGAVEALEESLLKIEVDDSVQLRIIHRGVGAITESDINLATIDNAIVIGFNVRPDTKARERAAREGVDVRFYSVIYNAIDDVEQSLKGLLKPEYEEVQSGVAEIREVFRSSKFGNIAGVIVRSGTITRNAKARVIRDGVVIADGLAIESLRRFKDDVTEVRTDFEAGIGLGKYNDIQIGDEIETTEMVEKPRG